One genomic segment of Borrelia coriaceae includes these proteins:
- a CDS encoding lipid II:glycine glycyltransferase FemX, whose product MNVKKIEIENLNENYLQSKLWTIVKKVSSETSPWKAIPLSSNHLNKVLVMQRKIFGNLYLSYIAHPEFSNKKIENINADEINTQIKKFSESIKQYLHKNTLFVRYDLMFYTSRSLKEDYVPIKLEFKNLQKSFDDIQPSNTTILNLNDSLDNIKAKMKKKTRYNINLSIKKNIKVIIDDDFKYFEEFYNLHKETAQRDKFTIHSKDYIKNLIKAFREDKNAKIKLIIALYNEQLISGIIIGIYKDKATYLYGASSKKNRHLMPNYAVQFKAIQMLQALSIKEYDLLGIPPNADARHPLFGLFQFKTGFGGSIIHRIGCYDFVYKKFLYKIYRILEILRYIYYKIIKKRL is encoded by the coding sequence ATGAATGTTAAAAAAATAGAAATAGAAAATTTAAATGAAAATTACCTTCAAAGCAAGCTATGGACAATTGTAAAAAAAGTCTCAAGTGAAACAAGTCCATGGAAAGCCATTCCATTAAGTAGTAATCATCTCAATAAAGTTCTTGTGATGCAAAGAAAGATCTTTGGCAATCTTTACTTAAGCTACATCGCTCACCCAGAATTTTCAAATAAAAAAATTGAAAATATTAATGCAGACGAAATCAATACCCAAATCAAAAAATTCAGCGAAAGCATAAAGCAATATTTACATAAAAACACCTTATTTGTACGATACGACTTAATGTTTTATACCTCAAGAAGCTTAAAAGAAGACTATGTTCCAATAAAATTGGAATTTAAAAATCTCCAAAAATCATTCGATGACATACAGCCATCAAATACAACAATACTAAATTTGAATGATTCATTAGATAATATTAAAGCCAAGATGAAAAAAAAAACAAGATATAACATAAATCTTAGCATAAAAAAAAACATTAAAGTCATAATAGATGATGACTTTAAATATTTTGAAGAATTTTACAACCTTCACAAAGAAACAGCTCAAAGAGACAAATTTACTATTCATTCAAAAGACTATATAAAAAATCTAATAAAAGCATTCAGAGAAGACAAGAATGCTAAAATAAAACTCATAATCGCATTATATAATGAACAACTAATATCTGGCATCATTATTGGTATATACAAAGATAAGGCTACATACCTCTACGGAGCTTCAAGTAAAAAAAATAGGCACCTAATGCCAAATTATGCTGTACAATTTAAAGCGATACAAATGCTTCAAGCTCTCTCAATAAAAGAATACGATCTCCTAGGAATTCCTCCAAACGCTGATGCAAGACACCCTTTATTTGGTCTTTTCCAATTCAAAACTGGATTTGGAGGCAGCATTATCCACAGAATTGGATGTTATGACTTTGTATACAAAAAATTTTTATATAAAATTTATAGAATCCTTGAAATATTAAGATATATCTACTATAAAATCATAAAAAAAAGACTTTAA
- the metG gene encoding methionine--tRNA ligase has protein sequence MKKKNLITAALPYVNNIPHLGNLVQILSADAFARYSRLMNIDTLYVCGTDEYGTATETKALIEKTTPEELCNRYYEIHKSIYEWFNIKFDIFGRTTNKHHKETVQDLFLKLEKNGYITDKESEQFFCQHDQMFLADRYVTGECPNCENNAKGDQCEHCSKLLNPTDLINPKCIICKNTPIIKTTKHLYIDLPKIKNELTNWMQTIEQKTNWNTNAIKITNAFLRDGLKERAITRDLKWGIPVPKKEYENKVFYVWFDAPIGYISITKEILKDWESWWKNDEETNLVQFIGKDNILFHTIIFPAIKLGSKENWTMLNKMASSEYLNYENLKFSKSAGIGIFGNDIITTDIPSDIWRFYIYYNRPEKSDFQFMWDDFMERINSELIGNFSNLVNRVLTFYKKFFGDKIDKIEIKEDFWQKISIRYDKTLNFFKQIELKSALKEILDISRTGNKIFQDNEPWKTKDNMPQKTKELLLNLIYLIRDLSILISPFIPHTSEKIRKFFGESYEISNKFLGTNLGLSTIQFTEVLFTKLEKKLIDDLKSKYSGSKNMQDAQTNNPINLFSEQVFLKVVKIKTIERNPEAEKLFILKLDDGTSDGKQIVSSLADYYKEEELIGKHIIIVDNLKPAKFRGIRSEGMLIATEDENKNFKVIIIEDFKDNPTPGERIILESDSGKKLKSPSKISIDKFFKTQIVAENGELKINGINLILEHSKEKILSKEIPNGKIY, from the coding sequence GTGAAAAAAAAGAACTTAATCACAGCTGCATTACCATATGTAAACAACATACCTCACCTTGGAAACTTAGTACAAATACTCTCAGCAGATGCTTTTGCAAGATATTCAAGACTAATGAACATAGACACACTTTACGTTTGCGGAACAGATGAATATGGTACAGCCACAGAAACTAAAGCCTTAATTGAAAAAACTACCCCTGAAGAACTTTGCAACAGATACTATGAAATACACAAATCAATCTATGAATGGTTCAATATTAAATTTGACATTTTTGGACGCACAACCAACAAACACCACAAAGAAACTGTACAAGATTTATTCTTAAAACTAGAAAAAAATGGTTATATCACAGATAAAGAGAGTGAACAATTTTTTTGCCAACACGATCAAATGTTTTTAGCAGACAGATATGTAACAGGAGAATGCCCAAATTGTGAAAATAATGCAAAAGGAGATCAATGTGAGCATTGCTCTAAGTTATTAAATCCAACCGACTTAATCAACCCAAAATGTATAATTTGTAAAAATACTCCCATTATAAAAACAACTAAACATCTCTACATTGACCTACCAAAAATAAAAAACGAACTTACGAATTGGATGCAAACAATTGAACAAAAAACAAACTGGAATACCAATGCCATTAAAATAACAAATGCATTCTTAAGAGATGGTCTTAAAGAAAGAGCTATAACAAGAGATTTAAAATGGGGCATACCAGTACCAAAAAAGGAATATGAAAACAAAGTGTTTTATGTGTGGTTTGATGCACCAATAGGATATATCTCCATTACAAAAGAAATTTTAAAAGATTGGGAATCTTGGTGGAAAAATGATGAAGAAACGAATTTAGTGCAATTTATTGGAAAAGACAACATCCTATTTCACACAATCATATTTCCCGCTATAAAGCTTGGGAGCAAGGAAAACTGGACAATGTTAAACAAAATGGCTTCAAGTGAATATTTAAACTATGAAAACCTAAAATTCTCAAAATCTGCAGGCATAGGAATATTTGGAAATGATATCATTACCACTGATATACCTTCTGACATTTGGCGATTTTACATATATTACAACAGGCCTGAAAAATCTGATTTTCAATTTATGTGGGACGACTTCATGGAACGGATAAATAGTGAACTTATTGGAAATTTTTCAAACCTTGTTAACAGAGTATTAACATTTTATAAAAAATTTTTTGGAGATAAAATAGATAAAATAGAAATAAAAGAGGATTTTTGGCAAAAAATTAGTATCAGATATGATAAAACTCTAAACTTTTTTAAACAAATAGAACTAAAATCAGCTCTAAAAGAGATCCTCGATATCTCAAGGACAGGTAATAAAATATTTCAAGACAATGAACCATGGAAAACAAAAGACAACATGCCTCAAAAAACAAAAGAACTCTTATTAAACTTAATATACCTAATAAGAGACTTATCTATCTTAATTTCACCATTTATACCTCATACAAGTGAAAAAATAAGGAAATTTTTTGGAGAGAGTTATGAAATTTCCAACAAATTTTTAGGAACAAATTTGGGTCTCAGTACAATTCAATTTACAGAAGTACTATTTACAAAGCTAGAAAAGAAACTAATTGATGATTTAAAATCAAAATATTCAGGGAGCAAAAACATGCAAGATGCACAAACAAACAATCCAATAAATTTATTTAGCGAACAAGTATTCTTAAAAGTTGTAAAAATAAAAACAATAGAAAGAAATCCAGAAGCAGAAAAGTTGTTCATTTTAAAACTTGATGACGGAACTTCTGATGGTAAACAGATTGTAAGCAGTCTTGCAGATTATTACAAGGAAGAAGAACTCATTGGAAAACATATCATAATAGTTGATAACTTAAAGCCTGCCAAATTTAGAGGAATAAGATCTGAAGGAATGCTTATTGCAACTGAAGATGAGAATAAAAATTTTAAAGTAATCATTATCGAAGATTTCAAAGACAATCCCACCCCTGGAGAACGAATAATACTTGAAAGTGATAGTGGTAAAAAATTAAAATCACCATCAAAAATTAGCATAGACAAATTTTTCAAAACTCAAATTGTAGCAGAAAATGGAGAACTTAAAATCAACGGTATTAACCTAATACTAGAACATTCTAAAGAAAAAATACTATCTAAAGAAATTCCAAATGGAAAAATATACTAA
- the pta gene encoding phosphate acetyltransferase, producing the protein MGDFNFKTYVYDRAKKIVRERGDKASIVFPESTDIRILKATVDVLKEKLAGCVVLIGCQDEICEKLKRLVGFRDDILEMVTVIDPGSFNDFNRYLDEYCSLQHNRGLTLNQAREELLDEIVFSMMMVRLGEVKTCVCGALASSAKVLRSVFGILPRLQETKFISSFMIMDTGVTFRRFETCFGYEGILMFADCAVIVNPDSMQLAEIAIQSANSFKNIFSVEPKIALLSFSTKGSAHSVEVTKVRSALEIVKEKCSNLLIDGELQIDAALVKDVAEKKCSGSLVAGAANVLIFPNLDSGNIGYKLVERLAFAKAYGPFLQGLKHPVSDLSRGCSVDDIVLASALMIGSC; encoded by the coding sequence ATGGGAGATTTTAATTTTAAAACCTATGTGTATGATAGAGCAAAAAAAATTGTAAGGGAGAGAGGAGATAAGGCTAGTATAGTTTTTCCTGAAAGTACTGATATTAGGATTTTGAAAGCGACTGTTGATGTTTTAAAAGAAAAGCTTGCAGGGTGTGTAGTTCTTATTGGATGTCAAGATGAGATTTGTGAAAAATTAAAAAGACTTGTAGGCTTTAGAGATGATATCTTGGAGATGGTAACGGTTATAGATCCAGGCTCCTTTAATGATTTTAATAGATATTTAGATGAATATTGTAGTTTACAACACAATAGGGGATTAACTTTAAATCAAGCTAGAGAAGAGCTTTTAGATGAAATTGTCTTTTCTATGATGATGGTGAGACTTGGTGAGGTTAAGACCTGTGTTTGTGGTGCCTTAGCTTCGTCTGCTAAAGTTTTAAGGAGTGTCTTTGGAATACTTCCTAGGCTTCAAGAAACTAAGTTTATATCTTCTTTTATGATTATGGATACTGGTGTTACGTTTAGGAGATTTGAAACTTGTTTTGGATATGAGGGAATTTTAATGTTTGCTGATTGTGCTGTAATAGTTAATCCTGATTCTATGCAACTTGCAGAAATTGCAATACAAAGTGCAAATTCATTTAAGAATATTTTTAGTGTAGAGCCCAAAATAGCTCTTTTAAGCTTTTCTACAAAAGGGTCTGCTCATTCTGTTGAAGTTACAAAGGTTAGGAGTGCCTTAGAAATTGTTAAGGAAAAATGTTCTAACTTACTTATTGATGGAGAATTGCAGATTGATGCAGCTTTAGTTAAAGATGTTGCAGAAAAAAAGTGTAGTGGTTCACTGGTTGCCGGTGCTGCAAATGTACTTATTTTTCCTAATTTGGATTCTGGTAATATTGGATATAAGCTTGTTGAAAGGTTGGCTTTTGCTAAAGCCTATGGGCCTTTTTTGCAGGGACTTAAACATCCTGTTAGTGATCTCTCAAGAGGTTGTTCTGTAGATGATATAGTCTTAGCAAGTGCCTTGATGATCGGTAGTTGTTAG
- the rsmA gene encoding 16S rRNA (adenine(1518)-N(6)/adenine(1519)-N(6))-dimethyltransferase RsmA, which yields MLYCLLSMKINYNSINSIRCALKSKNISPRKIWGQNYLINEHIREKIADALEIKENERVWEIGPGLGAMTTILLKKTNFLTVFEIDPKYSEILNEQFGQFTNLKIIKGDFVKTYKQERQNINKIFSNLPYNIASKIISTLIEDEILTHMVLTVQKELADRMLAKKGNKNYSSFTVLVQSHFNVIKIMDIDKKNFYPIPKVTSTTLKLIPCKRTIKNFKAFNKLVRTVFTSRRKKLKNTIVNFIKDASILEEDFLKRFLDKRPEEISVEEFITISNTLTTTDHQGTC from the coding sequence ATGTTATATTGTTTACTATCTATGAAAATAAATTATAACAGCATAAATAGTATAAGATGTGCACTTAAAAGCAAAAATATATCTCCACGCAAAATATGGGGACAAAATTATTTAATTAATGAACACATAAGAGAAAAAATAGCAGATGCGCTTGAAATCAAAGAAAATGAAAGAGTTTGGGAAATAGGGCCAGGACTTGGAGCAATGACAACGATCTTACTTAAGAAAACAAATTTTCTTACAGTTTTTGAAATCGATCCTAAGTATTCAGAAATTTTAAATGAACAATTTGGACAATTCACAAACTTGAAGATAATAAAAGGTGACTTTGTAAAGACATACAAACAAGAAAGACAAAATATTAATAAAATATTTTCAAATTTACCTTACAACATTGCATCGAAAATAATATCAACACTTATCGAAGATGAAATCTTAACTCATATGGTATTGACAGTACAAAAAGAACTAGCAGACAGAATGCTTGCAAAAAAGGGAAATAAAAATTATTCATCATTCACCGTGTTAGTTCAATCACACTTTAATGTAATTAAAATAATGGATATTGATAAAAAAAATTTTTATCCAATTCCTAAAGTAACATCAACAACACTCAAACTCATTCCTTGTAAAAGAACAATTAAGAACTTTAAAGCATTCAACAAATTGGTTAGAACAGTATTTACAAGTCGAAGGAAAAAACTTAAAAATACAATTGTTAATTTCATCAAAGATGCAAGCATTCTAGAAGAAGACTTCTTAAAAAGATTTTTAGATAAAAGACCTGAAGAAATTTCTGTTGAAGAATTTATTACGATTTCAAACACACTAACAACTACCGATCATCAAGGCACTTGCTAA
- a CDS encoding ComEC/Rec2 family competence protein, with amino-acid sequence MILLFIISALNLLTRYYLRLNPIYLNLILMLILLIIRNAPLSLTFMISTSLLIIFEISLNFKRLENNFYQITNIVYLGKNSDTQIESTDGVGKKHKFIFKNIKNKYKIGDIVKIQNNKMQFIKKPLLVKLRETYNKPINRFLNSISTKYAHFSKTVLTNNKSDITKYETNLFQKAGIAHTLVVSGLHFYLIYIIFYYLLYIIKNETLRYLILSTILVNYLILTGCSPPTLRAFIMLETLIIYKLTYGKINLLSTLSISFIIHAIILPHTLNSIGFKLSYLAVLGISISLDLKQRYKLNNLIYPIFTTFLIQVSTAPILYINNLNLQPISILSNLIVIPLMLAFLIITILSLVTYTLNKHLFLFFDLINTYIFKAIKHTAIIFSKFPIVQNHNIKIFLVLSILMIFYIIYKLEQKKATATKT; translated from the coding sequence ATGATTTTATTGTTTATAATAAGCGCATTAAATTTATTAACACGATATTACTTAAGACTAAACCCAATATATTTAAATTTAATCTTAATGTTAATTTTACTAATTATAAGAAATGCTCCTTTATCACTCACCTTCATGATTAGTACAAGCTTGCTAATCATTTTTGAAATTAGCTTAAATTTTAAAAGACTTGAAAATAATTTTTATCAAATAACAAATATTGTCTATCTCGGAAAAAATTCGGATACCCAAATTGAATCAACAGATGGAGTTGGTAAAAAACATAAATTTATATTCAAAAACATTAAAAATAAATATAAAATCGGAGATATCGTCAAAATACAAAATAATAAAATGCAATTTATTAAAAAACCCTTACTAGTAAAGCTTAGAGAAACATATAACAAACCAATAAATCGATTTTTAAACTCAATAAGTACGAAATATGCTCATTTTTCAAAAACAGTCTTAACAAACAATAAATCAGACATAACAAAATATGAGACTAATTTATTTCAAAAAGCAGGTATAGCGCATACTTTAGTAGTATCTGGACTACATTTCTACCTAATTTATATTATTTTTTATTATTTACTTTATATAATTAAAAATGAAACACTAAGATATTTAATTCTAAGCACAATATTAGTCAATTATCTAATCTTAACAGGTTGCTCACCACCCACACTAAGGGCATTCATAATGCTAGAAACTCTTATAATCTATAAGTTGACATATGGAAAAATAAACTTGCTTAGTACCTTATCAATTAGTTTTATAATACATGCCATCATCTTACCACACACACTAAATTCAATAGGATTCAAGTTATCTTATCTTGCAGTACTTGGAATATCAATCTCCCTTGATCTTAAACAAAGATATAAGTTAAATAACCTCATATATCCAATTTTTACAACTTTTCTGATTCAAGTCTCAACAGCTCCTATTCTTTATATTAATAATCTCAATCTTCAGCCAATCTCAATATTATCAAACCTAATAGTCATACCCTTAATGCTAGCATTTTTAATAATAACAATACTAAGTTTAGTAACATACACACTCAACAAGCACCTATTCTTATTTTTTGATCTAATAAATACTTATATCTTCAAGGCAATAAAACACACAGCAATTATATTTAGCAAATTTCCAATAGTACAAAATCATAATATAAAAATATTTTTAGTTTTAAGTATTTTAATGATATTTTATATAATCTATAAATTAGAACAAAAAAAAGCTACCGCAACAAAAACTTAA
- a CDS encoding CPBP family intramembrane glutamic endopeptidase, which yields MTLLNKYPLRYVFLEILLSYFIVTRISPFDNIDVNLWNFDKNHYYYWIYSAFLILFIVYFSKLTSSYDFREEFSIPSFKPIFIWRAFLIFVKLLICLFFTLIILYLCILYCLPESVRLWVEVGGSDFVWNIGSKQSLFLMVITSLFTGGIEELFYRAFIITKLKQVGIASLITVLISSLIFAYGHFYYGFVGFFVALIFGVILSYIYLIHKNIYYSIFVHSFYNIFVSVLLFLLN from the coding sequence ATGACATTGTTAAATAAGTACCCTTTACGGTATGTTTTTTTGGAGATTTTGTTATCCTATTTTATAGTTACTCGTATTTCTCCTTTTGACAATATTGATGTTAATCTTTGGAATTTTGATAAAAATCATTATTATTATTGGATATATAGTGCTTTTTTAATTCTTTTTATTGTGTATTTTTCTAAATTAACAAGTTCTTATGATTTTAGAGAGGAATTCTCTATACCCAGCTTTAAGCCCATTTTTATTTGGCGGGCATTTTTAATTTTTGTTAAGTTGCTTATTTGTCTTTTTTTTACTTTGATTATTTTGTATTTGTGTATTTTGTATTGTCTTCCAGAATCAGTGCGATTGTGGGTTGAAGTTGGTGGTTCTGATTTTGTTTGGAATATAGGCAGTAAGCAATCGCTTTTTTTAATGGTGATTACTTCTCTTTTTACAGGTGGAATTGAAGAATTGTTTTATAGGGCTTTTATTATTACCAAACTTAAACAGGTTGGAATTGCTTCGTTGATTACAGTCTTGATTAGTAGTCTTATTTTTGCTTATGGGCATTTTTATTATGGATTTGTTGGTTTTTTCGTTGCATTAATTTTTGGGGTAATTTTGTCTTATATATATTTAATACATAAGAATATATATTATTCGATTTTTGTTCATAGTTTTTATAATATTTTTGTTAGTGTTTTGCTCTTTTTGTTAAATTAG